The Paenibacillus tianjinensis genome has a window encoding:
- a CDS encoding DoxX family protein has protein sequence MVSVGLLLLRLVIGVAFIGHGAQKLFGWFGGYGPKGTGGWMESVGIKPGVAMAVMAGLMELVGGVLFTAGLLTPVAAVLIAATMLGAIIKVHAPNGFWSTANGIEFPLTVLVVAVAVALTGPGAISLDALFFN, from the coding sequence ATGGTAAGTGTAGGATTATTGTTATTGAGACTTGTAATCGGGGTTGCTTTTATTGGACATGGGGCGCAGAAGCTGTTTGGCTGGTTTGGAGGTTACGGGCCGAAGGGAACCGGCGGCTGGATGGAATCTGTCGGAATTAAGCCAGGGGTAGCGATGGCGGTAATGGCGGGACTAATGGAGCTGGTCGGAGGCGTACTGTTTACAGCCGGCCTGCTGACACCGGTGGCAGCTGTGCTGATTGCGGCAACGATGCTGGGCGCGATTATCAAGGTTCATGCTCCTAACGGCTTCTGGTCAACAGCTAACGGGATAGAGTTCCCGCTGACAGTACTTGTAGTAGCAGTCGCAGTGGCGCTGACCGGTCCGGGAGCGATTTCGCTGGATGCATTGTTCTTTAACTAA
- a CDS encoding MarR family winged helix-turn-helix transcriptional regulator yields the protein MSDYNELISKTTGSSDEEQASSLKLFVVLSKAYKSLMDHAVKDMKSHGLASAEFMVLEVLYHRTRIPLQQIGEKILVTSGSITYNIDKLEKRGLLKRVPCDEDRRVTYAEITEAGRELFDDIFPRHVASIHGLMGGLNQEEKEQAIGLLKKLGKGV from the coding sequence ATGAGCGACTACAATGAACTCATAAGCAAAACGACAGGCAGCTCGGATGAGGAGCAGGCTTCATCATTGAAACTGTTCGTGGTTCTATCCAAGGCTTACAAAAGCTTGATGGATCATGCGGTTAAGGATATGAAGAGTCACGGGCTGGCATCGGCCGAATTCATGGTGCTGGAAGTACTTTACCATAGAACAAGAATTCCGCTGCAGCAGATCGGGGAGAAGATTCTCGTCACCAGCGGCAGCATCACTTATAACATCGATAAGCTGGAAAAGCGGGGACTGCTGAAGCGTGTGCCATGCGATGAGGACCGCCGCGTGACTTATGCCGAGATTACGGAAGCGGGACGCGAGCTGTTCGATGACATTTTCCCCCGCCATGTGGCTTCCATTCATGGTCTGATGGGCGGACTGAATCAGGAAGAGAAGGAACAGGCGATTGGGCTGCTGAAGAAGCTTGGCAAAGGCGTGTAG
- a CDS encoding futalosine hydrolase: MEGKIDPHPEAAAGFAAAGENHAPRVLIVTAVAAEREAVLRGLGGSSRFEVLAAGAGTAAAAAGTAAALAAGPYGCVISAGIGGGFPGLAPVGSLAVASEMIAADLGAETPEGFRSAAELGFGSVSVPADSGTAEALAAALAAAGLVVSTGPVLTVSTATGTAGTAAALAARHPGAVAEAMEGHGVAVAAHRFGIAALELRAISNPVGPRDRAAWKIPEALDALAAAAAILLEVL; this comes from the coding sequence ATGGAAGGGAAGATTGATCCACATCCGGAGGCTGCCGCGGGCTTTGCTGCGGCGGGAGAAAACCATGCGCCGCGCGTGCTGATCGTGACGGCAGTCGCGGCCGAGCGCGAAGCCGTCCTGCGCGGCCTGGGAGGCAGCAGCAGGTTCGAGGTGCTCGCTGCGGGCGCAGGCACCGCAGCCGCTGCGGCGGGTACCGCCGCTGCTCTGGCAGCCGGCCCGTACGGCTGCGTCATTAGCGCCGGGATCGGCGGCGGCTTCCCCGGGCTGGCGCCCGTAGGCTCGCTGGCCGTTGCCAGCGAGATGATCGCCGCCGACCTGGGGGCCGAGACGCCGGAGGGCTTTCGCAGCGCTGCCGAGCTCGGCTTCGGCAGCGTATCCGTGCCGGCAGACAGCGGCACGGCTGAGGCCCTTGCGGCCGCGCTGGCTGCGGCCGGGCTTGTCGTCAGCACAGGCCCTGTGCTGACGGTGTCGACGGCGACCGGCACCGCCGGGACGGCCGCCGCCCTGGCCGCGCGGCATCCCGGTGCCGTCGCGGAGGCGATGGAAGGCCACGGGGTTGCCGTGGCCGCCCATCGCTTCGGGATCGCGGCGCTCGAGCTGCGCGCGATCTCGAACCCGGTCGGCCCGCGCGACCGGGCCGCGTGGAAGATCCCTGAAGCGCTCGATGCGCTAGCGGCAGCGGCCGCTATACTACTGGAGGTGCTGTAA
- a CDS encoding 1,4-dihydroxy-6-naphthoate synthase, with the protein MTTELNIAFSPCPNDTFVFHAWAHGLVEGAPKLNVTFADIDITNGLAADGAGPEVLKISYAALPWVLERYKLLPCGGALGRGCGPLVLTRKGPGAIKRPEELSGRRIAVPSERSTAYLLFRLWAAQQVPDGPAEIVVMPFDEIMPAVRDGQIDAGLVIHEARFTYPSYGLNLLTDLGSWWESDTGLPIPLGAIIARRDLDHESIAGWIRSSLQYAWDHPTDSREYVLDHAQELSPEVAKSHIDLYVNEFSMNLGDDGYAAISALLNRAAAEGLVPAVDPSQLR; encoded by the coding sequence ATGACAACAGAACTCAATATTGCTTTTTCCCCTTGTCCCAATGATACCTTTGTCTTTCATGCCTGGGCCCACGGGCTGGTAGAGGGCGCGCCCAAGCTGAATGTGACCTTTGCCGATATTGACATCACCAATGGACTGGCCGCTGACGGCGCCGGACCGGAAGTACTCAAAATCTCCTACGCCGCACTCCCCTGGGTGCTGGAACGATACAAGCTGCTGCCTTGCGGCGGCGCGCTTGGCCGGGGCTGCGGCCCACTGGTCCTGACCCGCAAAGGCCCGGGCGCGATCAAGCGCCCGGAGGAGCTGTCCGGCCGCCGGATTGCCGTACCGAGCGAGCGCTCCACCGCGTATTTGCTGTTCCGCCTATGGGCGGCCCAGCAGGTGCCGGACGGCCCTGCTGAGATTGTGGTCATGCCGTTCGATGAGATTATGCCAGCCGTACGCGACGGCCAAATCGATGCCGGCCTGGTTATTCACGAAGCACGCTTCACCTATCCTTCCTATGGCCTGAACCTGCTGACAGATCTGGGCAGCTGGTGGGAGAGCGATACGGGCCTGCCCATCCCGCTCGGGGCGATCATCGCCCGCCGCGACTTGGATCACGAATCTATTGCCGGCTGGATCCGCAGCTCCCTGCAATATGCGTGGGATCACCCCACCGATTCCAGAGAGTATGTGCTGGATCATGCCCAGGAGCTGTCGCCGGAGGTCGCCAAATCGCATATTGATCTTTACGTGAATGAGTTTTCGATGAATCTTGGGGACGACGGCTACGCCGCCATCTCAGCGCTGCTGAACCGCGCGGCCGCCGAAGGGCTTGTGCCTGCCGTTGATCCTTCGCAGCTGCGCTAA
- a CDS encoding class I SAM-dependent methyltransferase, with protein sequence MIPAGNSKQNIDRFLGYQDQYDRYRPEAPPMVTSLLSNYLGGRPSVVADIGCGTGLSTFLWKNTADSVIGIEPNPDMLSKAVEKLKQEDEAQSLSFIQGYSNQLPLDSGSVDIITCSQSFHWMEPQSTLQEIARCLRPGGVFAAYDCDWPLMLQADIETRYNLLITAADNLLAELQPESQRAHKWDKEGHLARIQASGHFKFTREIVFHNTETCDAGRYVGLMLSQGGIQTVLKTGSTALDTDLAEFSAAVEAYFDGRTLPVLVSYRMRIGIK encoded by the coding sequence GTGATTCCTGCAGGCAACAGCAAGCAGAATATTGACCGGTTCTTGGGATATCAGGACCAATACGACCGTTACCGCCCGGAGGCGCCGCCGATGGTTACCAGTCTGCTGAGCAATTATTTGGGCGGACGGCCTTCCGTGGTTGCCGATATCGGCTGCGGCACGGGATTGTCCACGTTTCTATGGAAGAATACCGCCGATTCTGTAATTGGTATTGAACCTAATCCCGACATGCTGAGTAAAGCGGTCGAGAAGCTCAAGCAGGAGGATGAGGCGCAATCACTGTCCTTCATCCAGGGCTATTCCAATCAGCTTCCGCTCGATTCCGGCAGTGTTGATATCATTACCTGCTCCCAGTCCTTCCATTGGATGGAGCCGCAGAGCACCTTGCAGGAGATTGCCCGCTGCCTGCGGCCAGGGGGCGTATTCGCCGCTTACGATTGCGACTGGCCGCTGATGCTTCAGGCAGATATTGAAACCAGGTATAACCTTCTGATTACGGCCGCCGATAATCTGCTGGCTGAACTGCAGCCCGAATCCCAGCGGGCGCATAAATGGGATAAGGAGGGCCACCTGGCCCGGATTCAGGCCAGCGGCCATTTCAAGTTCACGCGGGAAATCGTATTCCATAATACCGAAACCTGCGACGCCGGGCGGTACGTAGGGCTTATGCTCAGCCAAGGCGGCATTCAAACGGTACTGAAAACCGGATCCACTGCTCTGGACACGGACCTAGCTGAGTTCTCTGCTGCGGTAGAGGCCTACTTCGATGGCCGGACACTGCCGGTTCTGGTCAGCTACCGGATGAGGATCGGGATTAAGTAA
- a CDS encoding type IV toxin-antitoxin system AbiEi family antitoxin domain-containing protein, with translation MSFENAHQQFIAGHLAGRPPGERRGRLERGHQHAEVLFLRNVWWPLRGDFTKLHPEYEVMDWRGRSYFADFAWLPGHIRLLIEIKGYASHVRDMDRHKFCSELNPETFLQAMGYRVVSFAYDDVEQRPELCISLLRLIMGRYQAAEAPVSRLQLMEQEVIRLAIQLTGTVRPQDVKEHFGIDYKTAVRTLRSLSDKGWLVPSCRGNQERVVRYELAHGVLDYFS, from the coding sequence ATGTCATTTGAAAACGCACATCAGCAATTTATTGCAGGTCATCTTGCAGGAAGACCGCCCGGAGAACGGCGGGGGCGGCTGGAAAGAGGACATCAGCATGCGGAGGTGCTGTTCTTGCGCAATGTCTGGTGGCCGCTCCGGGGTGATTTCACCAAACTTCACCCTGAATATGAGGTGATGGACTGGCGCGGCAGATCCTATTTTGCCGACTTTGCCTGGCTTCCGGGCCACATCCGACTGCTTATTGAGATTAAGGGCTACGCCTCCCACGTCCGTGATATGGACCGGCATAAATTCTGCAGTGAGCTGAACCCCGAAACCTTTCTGCAGGCGATGGGATACCGCGTTGTCTCTTTTGCCTATGACGATGTTGAGCAGCGCCCCGAACTTTGTATAAGTTTACTTCGACTGATTATGGGCAGATATCAGGCTGCCGAGGCTCCTGTATCACGGCTGCAGCTTATGGAGCAGGAGGTCATCCGTCTGGCCATCCAGCTTACCGGGACTGTCCGGCCTCAAGATGTTAAAGAGCACTTCGGCATTGACTACAAAACAGCAGTCCGCACGCTCCGTAGTCTGTCTGATAAGGGCTGGCTGGTCCCCTCCTGCCGGGGCAACCAAGAAAGAGTCGTCCGGTATGAACTGGCACATGGGGTGCTGGATTATTTCAGTTAG
- a CDS encoding ABC transporter substrate-binding protein — translation MKQLVNAFLAILLVAFGLMFLGSRLNSAEGYTGGNTLTIYNWGDYIDPDLLEQFEKETGITVIYQTFDSNEAMLTKVEQGGTVFDVVVPSDYAIAKMREENLLLPLDHSKIPNLANIDSRFMDLSFDPGNKYSVPYFWGTVGIIYNPEMTGDIDFSSWDSLWDKRLNNNIFLVDGAREVMGMALNSLHYSVNDTNEEHLQEALSKLNKLSPNVKAIVGDEIKMLLANEEAAVGIVWSGDASEIMDENDKLDYVVPEEGSNKWFDNMVIPKTAANVEGAHKFIDFMLRPEVAAQNAEYVGYSTPNVPALALLPEDISGDERFYPPAAITDRLEVYDNLGKRMLAHYNELFLKFKMNKK, via the coding sequence ATGAAACAGCTGGTCAATGCGTTTCTGGCGATTCTGCTCGTTGCTTTCGGCCTGATGTTCCTCGGCTCCAGGCTGAACTCGGCAGAAGGATATACGGGCGGCAATACGCTGACGATTTATAACTGGGGCGACTACATTGATCCTGATCTCCTGGAGCAGTTCGAGAAGGAGACCGGAATTACAGTTATCTACCAGACCTTTGATTCGAATGAAGCGATGCTGACCAAGGTGGAGCAGGGCGGAACGGTCTTTGATGTCGTGGTTCCTTCCGACTATGCCATCGCCAAGATGCGGGAGGAGAACCTGCTGCTGCCGCTGGATCACAGCAAAATTCCGAATCTGGCTAATATCGACTCCAGATTCATGGACCTTTCCTTTGATCCGGGCAACAAGTATTCGGTGCCTTACTTCTGGGGAACGGTAGGGATTATCTACAATCCTGAGATGACTGGAGACATTGATTTCAGCAGCTGGGATTCCCTCTGGGACAAGAGATTGAACAATAATATCTTCCTGGTCGACGGAGCCCGCGAGGTCATGGGCATGGCACTGAACAGCCTGCACTATTCGGTTAATGATACCAATGAAGAGCATCTGCAGGAGGCACTGTCCAAGCTGAACAAGCTCTCGCCTAACGTGAAGGCGATTGTCGGTGACGAGATCAAGATGCTGCTGGCTAATGAAGAAGCAGCCGTCGGGATCGTCTGGTCCGGCGATGCTTCAGAGATTATGGATGAGAACGACAAGCTTGACTATGTAGTGCCGGAGGAAGGCTCGAACAAGTGGTTCGACAACATGGTCATCCCCAAGACGGCAGCCAATGTGGAGGGTGCACACAAGTTCATCGACTTCATGCTCCGACCAGAGGTCGCAGCACAGAATGCCGAATACGTAGGGTATTCCACCCCTAACGTTCCCGCCCTTGCGCTGCTGCCCGAAGATATTTCCGGCGATGAACGTTTCTACCCGCCTGCGGCGATTACCGACCGCCTAGAGGTGTATGACAACCTCGGCAAGCGGATGCTCGCCCATTACAACGAGCTGTTCCTGAAGTTTAAAATGAACAAGAAATAA
- a CDS encoding ABC transporter permease, whose product MKNKNGIANLYLVLVFVVLYAPIFYLMYYSFNSGGTMHKFEGFTLDYYREVLQDTRLIIIVINTLVIALLSSAIATLLAVIGALAIQRSRSRRSKNALLSLNNVLIVSPDVIIGASFLILFTIAGIKLGFTSVLLSHVAFSVPIAVLMILPHLQEMSPTLTDAARDLGASRLNVLTKVILPIIKPGIFSGFFMALTYSLDDFAVTFFVTGNGYSTLSVEIYSRARQGVSLSINALSTLIFLFTILLVIGYYFLNQQKNKPSAIIAEPVAEAGVPR is encoded by the coding sequence ATGAAAAATAAAAACGGGATTGCTAACCTGTACCTGGTGCTGGTGTTTGTCGTACTGTACGCGCCGATTTTCTATCTGATGTACTATTCGTTCAACAGCGGCGGTACGATGCATAAATTCGAGGGCTTCACGCTCGATTATTACCGGGAAGTGCTGCAGGATACGCGCCTGATCATTATTGTGATCAACACGCTGGTGATCGCGCTCCTGTCTTCGGCAATTGCCACGCTACTGGCGGTCATTGGTGCACTTGCCATCCAGCGCAGCCGCAGCCGCCGGTCGAAGAACGCACTGCTCTCGCTGAACAATGTGCTTATCGTCAGTCCAGACGTTATTATCGGGGCTTCCTTTCTGATCCTGTTCACCATTGCCGGCATCAAGCTTGGCTTCACCTCCGTGCTGCTCTCGCATGTGGCGTTCAGCGTGCCGATTGCCGTGCTGATGATTCTGCCGCATCTTCAGGAGATGAGCCCCACGCTGACTGATGCCGCCCGTGACCTTGGGGCCAGCAGGCTGAATGTCCTGACCAAAGTGATTCTGCCGATTATCAAGCCCGGGATCTTCAGCGGTTTCTTCATGGCGCTGACCTATTCGCTGGATGATTTCGCGGTGACGTTCTTCGTGACCGGCAACGGCTATTCCACACTCTCGGTGGAGATTTATTCCCGGGCGCGGCAAGGGGTATCACTGTCGATCAATGCGCTCTCGACACTGATCTTCCTCTTTACGATCCTGCTTGTTATCGGCTATTACTTCCTGAACCAGCAGAAGAATAAGCCGTCCGCCATAATAGCGGAGCCGGTTGCAGAAGCGGGGGTGCCTAGATGA
- a CDS encoding ABC transporter permease has protein sequence MNNKGRSYYLIPYYLWIALFVIAPVLLVIYYSLFDLDGHLTLDNYVNFFTPVYMRMMLNSFWYAFLITLFSLLVAYPAAYLLTRTKHKQLWLLLIILPTWINLLLKTYAFIGIFGTFGPVNSFFDLLGLGEQQILFTGFSFVFVSVYIFIPFMILPIFSALEELNLSLVDAARDLGASGWTTFRRVIFPLTVSGVRSGCMAVFIPALSLFMITRLIAGNRVITLGTAIEQHFLVTQDWGMGSTVAVFLIAIMALFMILTGSSRKGVRHEK, from the coding sequence ATGAACAATAAGGGCCGGTCGTACTATCTCATCCCTTATTATTTATGGATCGCCCTGTTTGTAATTGCACCCGTGCTGCTGGTTATTTACTACTCCCTGTTTGACCTGGACGGGCATCTGACACTGGATAATTACGTGAATTTCTTTACGCCGGTATATATGAGAATGATGCTGAACTCCTTCTGGTATGCGTTCCTGATCACGCTGTTTTCGCTGCTTGTCGCGTATCCGGCCGCTTATCTGCTGACCCGCACGAAGCATAAGCAGCTGTGGCTGCTGCTGATTATTCTGCCGACCTGGATCAATCTGCTGCTGAAGACGTATGCGTTTATCGGGATCTTCGGCACCTTCGGGCCGGTGAACAGCTTCTTCGACCTCCTGGGGCTCGGGGAGCAGCAAATTCTCTTTACCGGTTTCAGCTTTGTGTTTGTATCGGTGTATATATTTATTCCGTTCATGATTCTGCCGATCTTCAGCGCTCTGGAAGAGCTGAACCTGTCTCTTGTGGATGCCGCGCGCGATTTGGGCGCTTCCGGGTGGACGACGTTCCGGCGGGTTATTTTTCCGCTGACGGTCTCCGGGGTACGCTCCGGCTGCATGGCTGTATTCATCCCGGCGCTGTCGCTGTTTATGATTACGCGTCTGATCGCCGGCAACCGGGTGATTACGCTGGGCACCGCGATTGAACAGCACTTCCTGGTTACGCAGGACTGGGGCATGGGCTCGACGGTTGCCGTCTTCCTGATCGCCATCATGGCGCTGTTCATGATCCTTACGGGCAGCTCGCGGAAAGGGGTGCGGCATGAAAAATAA
- a CDS encoding ABC transporter ATP-binding protein: protein MATPEGTIISFDQVTKQYDDEEAVLKGVSFEIERGKFYTLLGPSGCGKTTILRLIAGFAEPTEGSIYLNGKMINHIPANERQVNTVFQDYALFPHLNVFENVAFGLRIKKLKKDVITQKVQEALRFVNLVGYEQRAINEMSGGQRQRVAIARAIVNEPQVLLLDEPLSALDLKLRTEMQYILREMQQRLGITFIFVTHDQEEALAMSDWIFVMNKGKIEQSGTPNDIYDEPINRFVADFIGESNIVPGVMIEDYLVEWGGQRFECVDAGLKPNESVEIVIRPEDLEIATLEQGKLKVRVDSQLFRGVHYEISCYDESGHEWLVHSTRKAEVGSQIGLYFDPEAIHVMRFGETEEEFDRRLEAYGEVESHEQ from the coding sequence ATCGCTACCCCGGAAGGCACTATTATTTCTTTTGACCAGGTTACTAAGCAATATGATGATGAGGAGGCCGTGTTAAAAGGTGTCAGCTTCGAAATCGAACGCGGCAAATTTTATACACTGCTGGGACCGTCCGGCTGCGGCAAGACGACCATTCTGCGTCTAATCGCCGGTTTTGCCGAACCGACTGAAGGTTCTATTTATCTAAACGGTAAAATGATCAACCACATTCCCGCCAATGAGCGCCAGGTGAACACGGTGTTTCAGGATTATGCCCTGTTTCCCCACCTGAACGTATTCGAGAATGTGGCTTTCGGACTGCGCATTAAGAAGCTCAAGAAGGATGTCATTACCCAAAAGGTGCAGGAAGCGCTGCGGTTCGTCAACCTTGTCGGTTACGAACAGCGCGCGATCAACGAAATGTCCGGCGGACAAAGACAGCGTGTAGCGATTGCCCGCGCGATCGTCAACGAGCCGCAGGTGCTGCTGCTGGACGAGCCGTTGTCCGCGCTTGACCTGAAGCTGCGTACGGAGATGCAGTATATCCTGCGGGAAATGCAGCAGCGGCTTGGCATCACGTTCATTTTCGTTACCCATGACCAGGAGGAAGCGCTGGCGATGTCCGACTGGATCTTTGTCATGAACAAAGGGAAGATCGAGCAGAGCGGCACACCGAACGATATTTATGATGAGCCGATCAACCGTTTCGTCGCCGATTTCATCGGAGAGTCGAATATCGTACCCGGTGTTATGATCGAGGATTATCTGGTGGAATGGGGCGGCCAACGTTTTGAATGCGTGGATGCAGGGCTTAAGCCGAATGAATCGGTTGAAATTGTGATCCGTCCGGAGGATCTGGAAATCGCAACACTGGAGCAGGGAAAGCTGAAGGTGCGCGTCGATTCCCAGCTGTTCCGGGGAGTACATTATGAGATCAGCTGCTACGATGAATCCGGCCATGAGTGGCTGGTGCACTCTACACGCAAGGCTGAGGTGGGCAGCCAGATCGGGCTCTATTTTGATCCGGAAGCGATTCATGTTATGCGTTTCGGTGAAACGGAGGAAGAATTCGACAGACGTCTGGAAGCTTACGGCGAGGTGGAGAGCCATGAACAATAA